The Panthera leo isolate Ple1 chromosome D4, P.leo_Ple1_pat1.1, whole genome shotgun sequence nucleotide sequence TCAGGAGGATAAATTCAATCTTTTTGCTCTACTTCAGTGGCTCTAACATCTCAGAAGGAAGAATGGCTTTTTAGGTGGTTTGACCTAATCagacactcattttttttcctttcctaggtTTTCAAACATGCATCCTGCCTTCTTCCTGGCTACCCTTTGCCTGGGAATAGCGTCAGCTGCTCCACAAGTCAATCAGAGCTTAGATGAACAATGGTCCCAGTGGAAGGCAACACACGGGAAACTATATAGCATGGTTGGTAACATTTAAACTTTCCAAGGGACTCTTGCAGAGAACATTCCATGCTGGTGGGAGTTCATAGCAAAGAGTAGCTTCTTGAGGTTATTCTTACCTAGGCAGTAAGCAGGGCACTGGGACTGTGCACAACATGGGCATATGTCCTGCTGTGTGGTTGCTGGAGAACAGTTCCCAGAAGTCTCAGGCCATCCCTGGTTGTGTGGGATATCCTCCTCTCTGTGAGCACATCCACTAGGTGTAGGTCAttaggttgttttattttatttttttcacatttattcatttatttatttttgagagaaagagaaagacagaaattgagctgaggaggaacagagatagaggaagacacagaaacctaaacaggctccaggctctgagctgtcagcacagagcctgacactgggctcgaaccccagaccacgagatcatgtcctgagcccaagttggatgcttaactgactgaggaacCCACACGTCTCAGGACAGTAGATTTTAAATAGGACAAAGATGGTAAGTTATATGTTTGTCTCCAGGATGAAGAAGGACAGAGGAGAGCAGTGTGGGAGAGGAATATGCAAATGATTGAACAGCACAATCGGGAACACAGCCAAGGGAAACACAGCTTCACAATGGCAATGAATGGTTTTGGTGACATGGTGAGTGTGACACAGATTGCTGAATGTTTCATGCTTCCTCTAAGTACTTTTTCAAAACATCTCATGCTTGCCaacattctgtttccttttccttgaagaCCAGTGAAGAATTCAAGCAGGTGTTGAATGACCTTAAAATCCAGAAACACAAAAAGGGGAAAGTGTTCCAAGCACCTCTCTTTGCTGAGATCCCTTCATCTGTGGACTGGAGAGAGAAAGGCTATGTGACTCCTGTGAAGAATCAGGTGGGACAATATTCGGCAGATCCCTCTCAAGAGtaaagccaggggcgcctgggtggcgcagtcggttaagcgtccgacttcagccaggtcacgatctcgcggtccgtgagttcgagccccgcgtcaggctctggcctgatggctcggagcctggagcctgtttccgattctgtgtctccctctctctctgcccctcccccgttcatgctctgtctctctctgtcccaaaaataaataaaaaacgttgaaaaaattaaaaaaaaaaaaaaaaaaagagtaaagccAAAAGGAATCAGTGTTGTTGCTTTGGAAATTGAGGCACAATATGCAGTTTGTTATGTTTTAGAAGAGTTTTAAGATTTATGGGCTGTTGTCAAAGCCTTGCAATTTATTTTGTAGGCTCAGagtgtttgcattttgttttcaggGTGACTGTCATTCTTGTTGGGCTTTTAGTGCAACTGGTGCCCTTGAAGGACAGATGTTCCGGAAAACTGGCAAACTTGTTTCACTGAGTGAGCAGAACCTGGTGGACTGCTCTTGGACTCATGGCAATAAGGGCTGCCATGGTGGCCTAATGGATAAAGCCTTCCAGTATGTTAAGGACAATGGGGGACTGGACTCAGAGGAATCCTATCCATATCATGCACGGGTAAGTGGAGTTCCTTATCTTTTATCAAAGTTGAGCATTTCAGTAGAAACAGATCCTGTAATTAGAATTCTTGTATTTGATTGTTGACTCTATACCTGCAAAGGGTCAGAACTGCCATTAAAATGTATTAGCCTAGCACAGCTCTGTGATCACCTCATTACCATATAGCTGTTCCTACAACTATGTTACATGGTGTCACGAACACCATCTTATATACAGTACAGGTCTCCAGAGTGAAAACTTTATGAACGAGTAAACCCAAAGAGTGTCTCATTGGATAGACACTGCTAATTTTTCAACTTCAAAACAATCAAACCCATTTTATGTCCTGAGATGCCTTATAACAAACTTGACTTGGAAATCATTCAGTTGCAAACAGTTTTGCACTCCTGTTCCCCTGGACGTGGATGGTAGTGATCAAGCCTCTCCCCCTTTACCTTTGAAAGAATGAATCCTGCAAATACAAGCCTGAGAATTCTGTTGCCAACGTGACTGCCTTCTGGAGTGTCGTAAACAAGGAGGATGGCCTAATGACCACAGTGGCAACTGTGGGGCCTGTCTCTGCTGCTGTAGATGCAAGCCTGAATTCCTTCCAGTTCTATAAAAAAGGTCAGCATGTGTCTACGTACAAAAGTAGGCAGGACAAATGGGGAACCACCATCATATAAGGCAAGATAGACCCTTTGCTGTGTACAGATCAGGAGGGTATGGACTTCACGTAGTTGTTCCTTCAGCACATGTGATTTTGTGCCTGTTGTTCAGCATGTTGACATGACTTCACCCAAATGCCCCTCTTTCAACcacttcataaatatatttaaatggctACATAATTTGATTGGTATAGTTTAACTTACTTTAGTTCTTCCCACCTGTTAGACCTGGAAGATTTCCAAAGAGTTTTACTAGTGAAATGGACGCTGGAAAGAACCCCTTGGCTCAAGTGATTGTGTGTTTTTCTGCTGCTTCCCAATGCTGACATGGTAGAATAGAATGACAAAGTTTCAACGAGTGTTCTTCTATGCCTCTTGACTGTTCTTTACATAAGAGATTGTGATGATGTGTGTGTGATGATGTGCATGAGAGCCTAAATCCCCAGCCTTGCTAAACAAAAAGAACTG carries:
- the LOC122204849 gene encoding procathepsin L-like isoform X2; translation: MHPAFFLATLCLGIASAAPQVNQSLDEQWSQWKATHGKLYSMVEGQRRAVWERNMQMIEQHNREHSQGKHSFTMAMNGFGDMTSEEFKQVLNDLKIQKHKKGKVFQAPLFAEIPSSVDWREKGYVTPGDCHSCWAFSATGALEGQMFRKTGKLVSLSEQNLVDCSWTHGNKGCHGGLMDKAFQYVKDNGGLDSEESYPYHARNESCKYKPENSVANVTAFWSVVNKEDGLMTTVATVGPVSAAVDASLNSFQFYKKGIYYDPKCSNKRLNHGVLVVGYGFEGEESDNKKYWIVKNSWGANWGKHGYILMAKDRDNHCGIATMASFPIV
- the LOC122204849 gene encoding procathepsin L-like isoform X1, translated to MHPAFFLATLCLGIASAAPQVNQSLDEQWSQWKATHGKLYSMDEEGQRRAVWERNMQMIEQHNREHSQGKHSFTMAMNGFGDMTSEEFKQVLNDLKIQKHKKGKVFQAPLFAEIPSSVDWREKGYVTPVKNQGDCHSCWAFSATGALEGQMFRKTGKLVSLSEQNLVDCSWTHGNKGCHGGLMDKAFQYVKDNGGLDSEESYPYHARNESCKYKPENSVANVTAFWSVVNKEDGLMTTVATVGPVSAAVDASLNSFQFYKKGIYYDPKCSNKRLNHGVLVVGYGFEGEESDNKKYWIVKNSWGANWGKHGYILMAKDRDNHCGIATMASFPIV